In Balneola sp., a single genomic region encodes these proteins:
- a CDS encoding MFS transporter produces the protein MPKNSTKGLFAWAMYDWANSAYFVMIQTFVFAAYFAQSIAENETMGTALWGNMIGLAGFVIAFTAPFLGSIADEGGRRKPWIVFFTTLCVISCSALWFAEPSTDFVWFALIMAFVATLGAELSFIFYNAMLPDLTTSETIGKWSGWGWAMGYAGGLFCLIIGYFGFVENGALLLGLDEGALQNVRITFLFTGIWYAIFSLPMFLYTPDTPSKNKTMKKAVSDGMKELKNGLAMLKDEPNIWKFLLARLFYNDGLATIFAMGGVYAAGTFGFDTGQIFMFGIALNVTAGIGAFGFAWLDDITGSRNTIVWSLVGLIIPVIAVLFVQQELWFWIWGLLLGIFVGPVQSSSRTFMGRLAPQDKRNQMFGLFALSGKVTTFAGPIMVGWITLFMDNQRWGMSAILLLLIVGLVLMFGVDDIKGTSREEVPITQN, from the coding sequence ATGCCTAAAAACTCCACTAAAGGACTATTCGCCTGGGCCATGTATGATTGGGCCAATTCAGCCTATTTCGTCATGATTCAAACATTTGTATTTGCCGCCTACTTTGCTCAGTCTATTGCGGAGAACGAAACTATGGGAACCGCTTTGTGGGGGAACATGATTGGGTTAGCGGGTTTTGTGATTGCTTTTACAGCTCCATTTTTGGGATCTATTGCAGATGAAGGTGGTCGCCGTAAACCGTGGATTGTCTTTTTCACCACACTCTGTGTTATTAGCTGCAGTGCTTTATGGTTTGCTGAACCAAGTACTGATTTCGTCTGGTTTGCCTTGATTATGGCTTTTGTAGCAACCTTAGGTGCTGAGCTTTCTTTTATCTTTTATAACGCCATGCTCCCGGATTTAACAACCAGCGAAACTATTGGGAAATGGTCGGGCTGGGGATGGGCAATGGGATACGCAGGTGGCTTATTTTGTTTAATCATAGGGTATTTCGGATTTGTTGAAAATGGAGCCCTTCTTTTAGGACTTGATGAAGGGGCACTACAGAATGTCCGCATCACCTTTCTGTTTACCGGAATTTGGTATGCTATATTTAGCCTGCCCATGTTTTTGTATACACCGGATACTCCTTCAAAAAATAAAACAATGAAGAAGGCGGTTTCAGATGGCATGAAAGAATTGAAGAATGGTCTTGCAATGCTGAAGGATGAACCGAATATCTGGAAGTTTTTATTAGCCCGTTTATTCTACAACGATGGGTTAGCAACAATCTTTGCGATGGGCGGTGTTTATGCTGCCGGGACTTTTGGTTTCGATACAGGGCAGATTTTTATGTTCGGAATCGCTCTCAATGTAACCGCAGGCATCGGTGCATTCGGTTTTGCTTGGCTGGATGATATCACCGGAAGTAGAAATACTATAGTGTGGTCATTAGTGGGTTTGATAATACCCGTAATAGCCGTTCTGTTTGTACAGCAAGAACTCTGGTTTTGGATCTGGGGATTATTACTTGGAATCTTTGTAGGGCCCGTGCAGTCTTCAAGTAGGACTTTTATGGGGAGGTTGGCTCCGCAAGACAAAAGAAATCAGATGTTTGGGTTATTTGCCTTATCCGGGAAAGTCACCACATTTGCAGGTCCTATAATGGTGGGTTGGATTACCCTTTTTATGGACAATCAACGGTGGGGAATGAGCGCCATATT